Proteins encoded by one window of Blautia luti:
- a CDS encoding sensor domain-containing diguanylate cyclase — translation MKKKNNHMTGNYITAIFVFICAVAASLGVFLVEVQRSIDQNSQVTMANNVSRQSDHILSILDIHYGFLNGIADKMGKSEDLLSDENMDMLVSICDNTDFERTALIEADGTSHYDNGAVKNVAERLYFKEAIRGKETLSDPLESSVDQETRVILSVPVYQNGKVVAVLGGSYNVTALSRMLFDDIFDGAGYSLIVTMEGEIIAYDGEPAYHKITYGDNFFEFYDSKTLLGVNELQDVKADFAVGRDGLIKMRNGTDTSSDQYLSYTRLGMNDWMICYVIPVSAAQKSFDFIKRDESVFMGVFCVLVLVLIFYIIYRNRKQNEALLKSAQTDGLTGIYNKRSTEERINEIRDENPAEKGTFVILDVDKFKEVNDRYGHMAGDKVLSEFGRILKAHFREEDVVGRIGGDEFVVYIRRTENREIADIRIRELISKVRQFHFPELKGGNVTISVGVCFAPEHGTCYMDLYKNADIALYETKQAGRDGYRMYQKE, via the coding sequence ATGAAAAAGAAAAATAATCATATGACAGGGAATTATATTACTGCTATTTTTGTGTTTATCTGTGCCGTAGCAGCCAGCCTGGGTGTTTTCCTTGTCGAAGTGCAGCGTTCTATTGACCAGAATTCCCAGGTGACCATGGCCAATAATGTTTCCAGACAGAGTGACCATATTCTGTCGATCCTGGATATTCATTATGGATTTTTGAATGGCATTGCAGATAAGATGGGAAAATCCGAAGATCTTTTGTCCGATGAGAATATGGACATGCTGGTTTCCATATGTGATAATACGGATTTTGAGCGTACAGCTCTCATCGAGGCTGACGGAACTTCCCATTATGACAACGGTGCGGTGAAAAATGTTGCCGAAAGGCTTTATTTCAAAGAAGCTATAAGAGGAAAGGAAACACTCAGTGATCCGTTGGAGAGCAGTGTGGATCAGGAAACCAGAGTGATTTTGAGTGTTCCGGTCTACCAGAATGGAAAGGTGGTAGCAGTACTAGGTGGTTCTTACAATGTAACTGCATTAAGCCGTATGCTGTTTGATGATATTTTTGACGGTGCAGGTTACAGTCTGATCGTTACAATGGAAGGGGAGATTATCGCCTATGACGGGGAACCGGCTTATCATAAGATTACCTATGGAGATAATTTCTTTGAATTCTATGACAGCAAAACACTTCTGGGAGTAAATGAACTCCAGGACGTGAAAGCGGATTTCGCAGTGGGAAGAGACGGGCTGATCAAAATGAGAAACGGTACAGATACAAGTTCTGACCAGTATCTGTCATATACCAGGCTGGGAATGAATGACTGGATGATCTGCTATGTGATCCCTGTTTCTGCTGCACAGAAGTCCTTTGATTTTATCAAAAGGGACGAAAGCGTATTTATGGGAGTTTTCTGTGTGCTGGTACTGGTTCTGATATTCTATATTATCTACAGGAACCGGAAACAGAACGAGGCATTGCTTAAAAGCGCACAGACAGACGGCCTGACCGGAATTTATAATAAACGGAGTACAGAAGAGAGGATCAATGAGATCCGGGATGAAAATCCAGCAGAAAAGGGGACTTTTGTGATCCTGGATGTGGACAAGTTTAAAGAAGTTAATGACAGATATGGACATATGGCAGGAGATAAGGTGCTGAGTGAATTTGGCAGGATCCTGAAAGCACATTTCAGGGAAGAAGATGTGGTAGGAAGGATTGGCGGAGATGAATTCGTAGTTTACATACGCAGGACAGAGAACAGAGAGATTGCTGATATCCGTATACGGGAACTGATTTCGAAAGTACGGCAGTTCCATTTCCCTGAACTGAAAGGTGGAAATGTGACTATCAGCGTAGGTGTCTGCTTCGCGCCGGAACATGGAACCTGTTATATGGATCTGTACAAAAATGCAGATATTGCTCTGTATGAGACGAAACAGGCAGGAAGAGATGGATACCGCATGTATCAGAAAGAATAA
- a CDS encoding Nif3-like dinuclear metal center hexameric protein: MKAYELTSWLEKKYPADAAEDWDNVGLLTGDDTNEISHVFLALDLTEETLAEAIEDGADMIITHHPMIFSGIKKINNHNFTGRKIIKLIQKGIVYYAMHTNYDVLGMADLSADYTKMHNTTVLSVTEERNGEVQGFGRVGDLPEEMTLRAYAQLIKKSLKLNDVKVYGDLDAKVKRAAVCTGSGKSMIKDAIKAGADVYVTGDIDHHTGIDTVAQGLALIDAGHYGTEYVFMDAMKKELEQAFPKLKISSAEVKSPYTIL, translated from the coding sequence ATGAAAGCATATGAACTGACCTCCTGGCTGGAGAAGAAGTATCCTGCAGATGCAGCAGAAGACTGGGATAATGTAGGACTTCTCACAGGAGATGATACCAATGAGATCAGCCATGTATTTCTGGCTTTGGATCTGACAGAGGAAACACTGGCTGAAGCCATAGAGGATGGAGCGGATATGATCATTACCCACCATCCCATGATCTTTTCCGGGATCAAGAAGATCAATAATCATAATTTTACAGGGAGAAAGATCATAAAACTGATCCAGAAGGGAATTGTCTATTATGCCATGCATACCAATTATGATGTGCTGGGCATGGCAGATTTAAGTGCAGATTATACGAAGATGCACAATACGACAGTTCTTTCTGTAACTGAAGAGAGAAACGGTGAGGTGCAGGGATTCGGCAGGGTCGGAGACCTTCCGGAAGAGATGACTCTGAGGGCGTATGCGCAGCTGATCAAGAAATCCCTGAAATTAAATGATGTGAAGGTCTATGGTGACCTGGATGCCAAAGTAAAGCGTGCAGCCGTCTGTACAGGATCAGGTAAGAGCATGATCAAAGATGCCATTAAGGCAGGTGCAGATGTGTACGTGACCGGTGATATCGATCATCATACCGGAATCGATACCGTTGCCCAGGGACTGGCACTGATCGACGCCGGACACTATGGAACAGAATATGTTTTTATGGATGCGATGAAGAAAGAACTGGAACAGGCTTTTCCCAAGCTGAAGATTTCCAGTGCAGAAGTAAAGAGCCCGTACACAATTTTGTGA
- a CDS encoding tRNA (adenine(22)-N(1))-methyltransferase — protein sequence MQLSLRLSAVAGLVTRGNRLADVGCDHGYLPVYLYQKGIIPHGIAMDVRPGPLSRAQEHIAQYGLEQYIETRLSDGLEKLEAGEADTLVIAGMGGPLMERILTDGEAVRESFREMILQPQSDIPHFRRFIKEIGWKIVEEEMILEDGKFYPMMKVIPGEKEHICADTPYTLSEWFGSMLLERKHPVLKEYLERELRIRNEILDKLKKAPDAKKRTGEIEEEKQAIIAALKEYESI from the coding sequence ATGCAGCTTTCACTACGTTTGTCTGCAGTGGCAGGCCTGGTAACCAGGGGAAACAGACTGGCAGATGTAGGATGCGATCATGGTTATCTGCCGGTATATCTGTATCAGAAAGGGATCATTCCTCATGGGATCGCCATGGATGTCCGCCCGGGTCCTTTGTCCAGGGCGCAGGAACATATTGCACAGTATGGACTGGAACAGTACATAGAAACCCGGCTCTCCGATGGACTGGAGAAGCTGGAAGCAGGGGAGGCAGATACGCTTGTGATCGCAGGAATGGGCGGCCCTCTTATGGAAAGGATCCTCACAGACGGTGAGGCAGTCCGGGAAAGTTTCCGGGAGATGATCCTGCAGCCGCAGTCTGATATTCCACATTTCCGCAGATTTATAAAGGAGATCGGGTGGAAGATCGTGGAGGAGGAGATGATCCTGGAAGATGGGAAATTCTATCCCATGATGAAGGTCATTCCCGGAGAAAAGGAGCATATTTGTGCAGATACGCCTTATACTTTAAGTGAGTGGTTCGGCAGTATGCTTCTGGAGCGGAAACACCCTGTTCTGAAGGAGTATCTGGAAAGAGAGCTCCGCATCCGCAATGAGATCCTTGATAAATTAAAGAAAGCGCCTGATGCCAAGAAACGGACAGGTGAGATAGAGGAGGAGAAGCAGGCGATCATCGCTGCTTTAAAGGAATATGAAAGCATATGA
- a CDS encoding deoxyguanosinetriphosphate triphosphohydrolase, producing MNIRESMEQRELELLSPYAAHSLHSRGRERQEEECDVRTVYQRDRDRILHSKAFRRMKDKTQVFLAPQGDHYRTRLTHTLEVSQIARTIAKALRLNEDLVEAIALGHDLGHTPFGHAGERALNEVDPDGFAHYKQSVRVAQVLEKNGEGLNLTWEVRDGILNHRTSGNPSTLEGKVVRLSDKIAYIHHDMDDAQRAGIITEDDIPITLRMLLGYTTRERLNTFVHNIIENSYEQDTIKMSDEIFEAMMTLRAIMFEQVYENPVAKKEEDKAVKMLTELYEYYVEHPESMSAEYREMIRRGEKKTRTVCDYLSGMTDQYSMEKFREIYIPKAWEVY from the coding sequence ATGAACATCAGGGAAAGCATGGAACAGAGAGAACTGGAGCTATTAAGCCCCTATGCAGCACACAGCCTTCATTCCCGGGGACGGGAGAGGCAGGAAGAGGAATGCGATGTACGTACTGTATATCAGAGGGACAGAGACAGGATCCTTCACAGTAAGGCTTTTCGCAGGATGAAGGATAAGACACAGGTTTTCCTGGCACCCCAGGGGGACCATTACAGGACCCGGCTGACACATACTCTGGAAGTATCGCAGATCGCCAGGACGATTGCGAAGGCACTGCGGCTGAATGAGGACCTTGTGGAGGCGATCGCACTTGGCCATGACCTGGGACATACTCCTTTCGGACATGCCGGTGAGCGAGCACTCAATGAAGTGGATCCGGATGGTTTTGCCCACTATAAACAGAGCGTCCGGGTTGCACAGGTGCTGGAGAAGAACGGGGAAGGCCTGAATCTTACCTGGGAGGTAAGGGACGGGATACTGAATCACCGCACCAGCGGAAATCCTTCCACACTGGAGGGAAAGGTGGTGCGTCTTTCCGATAAGATCGCTTACATCCATCATGATATGGATGATGCCCAGAGAGCCGGGATCATTACAGAGGATGATATTCCCATTACTCTTCGGATGCTTCTGGGATATACTACCAGGGAACGATTAAATACCTTTGTCCATAATATCATAGAGAACAGCTATGAGCAGGACACCATAAAGATGTCAGATGAGATCTTCGAAGCCATGATGACCCTCCGGGCGATCATGTTCGAGCAGGTGTATGAGAATCCTGTCGCCAAGAAGGAAGAGGATAAGGCAGTGAAGATGCTGACAGAATTATACGAATATTATGTGGAACATCCGGAAAGCATGTCTGCGGAGTACAGGGAGATGATCCGAAGGGGAGAGAAGAAAACACGGACTGTGTGCGATTATCTCTCCGGCATGACAGATCAGTATTCCATGGAGAAATTCCGGGAGATATACATACCTAAAGCATGGGAAGTCTATTAG
- the rpoD gene encoding RNA polymerase sigma factor RpoD: MEMNMGKFSEKLVELLELAKKKKNVLEYQEINDFFKDQPLGVEQMEKVFDFLEASGVDVLRITDNNADDMLLDDGDDIDKIGEEEEIELDKIDLSVPEGVSIEDPVRMYLKEIGKVPLLSAEEEIELAKRMENGDEAAKKRLAEANLRLVVSIAKRYVGRGMLFLDLIQEGNLGLIKAVEKFDYRKGYKFSTYATWWIRQAITRAIADQARTIRIPVHMVETINKLIRVSRQLLQELGREPTPEEIAAEMDMSVERVREILKISQEPVSLETPIGEEEDSHLGDFIQDDNVPVPADAAAFTLLKEQLVEVLSTLTDREQKVLRLRFGLDDGRARTLEEVGKEFNVTRERIRQIEAKALRKLRHPSRSRKLKDYLD, translated from the coding sequence ATGGAAATGAATATGGGTAAATTCAGTGAGAAACTGGTAGAACTTCTGGAACTTGCCAAGAAGAAAAAGAATGTACTGGAGTATCAGGAGATCAACGATTTCTTTAAGGATCAGCCGCTGGGAGTGGAGCAGATGGAGAAAGTCTTCGACTTCCTGGAAGCCAGCGGAGTAGATGTGCTTAGGATCACAGACAATAATGCAGATGATATGCTTCTGGACGATGGAGATGATATTGACAAGATCGGCGAGGAAGAGGAGATCGAACTTGACAAGATCGACCTTTCCGTACCTGAGGGCGTCAGCATCGAAGATCCGGTCCGTATGTATCTGAAAGAGATCGGTAAAGTTCCGCTTCTTTCTGCAGAAGAAGAAATTGAACTTGCCAAAAGAATGGAGAACGGTGATGAGGCAGCGAAGAAACGTCTGGCAGAAGCCAACCTTCGTCTGGTTGTCAGCATTGCGAAAAGATATGTAGGCCGTGGAATGCTTTTCCTTGACCTGATCCAGGAAGGAAACCTTGGTCTGATCAAAGCTGTAGAGAAATTTGACTACCGCAAGGGATATAAGTTCAGTACCTATGCAACCTGGTGGATCCGTCAGGCTATTACCAGAGCCATCGCAGACCAGGCAAGAACCATCCGTATCCCGGTTCATATGGTTGAGACGATCAACAAGCTGATCCGCGTTTCCCGTCAGTTACTGCAGGAGCTTGGACGTGAACCTACGCCGGAAGAGATTGCAGCAGAGATGGATATGTCTGTGGAACGTGTCCGTGAGATCCTGAAGATTTCCCAAGAACCGGTTTCCCTGGAAACTCCTATCGGTGAAGAGGAAGACAGCCATCTGGGAGATTTCATCCAGGATGACAATGTTCCGGTACCTGCAGATGCAGCAGCATTTACACTTCTTAAGGAACAGCTGGTGGAAGTCCTCAGTACTCTTACAGACAGAGAGCAGAAAGTTCTCAGACTGCGTTTCGGTCTGGATGACGGACGTGCCAGAACACTGGAAGAAGTAGGAAAAGAATTTAATGTAACAAGAGAACGTATCCGTCAGATCGAGGCCAAAGCTCTTCGTAAATTACGTCATCCGAGCCGCAGCCGTAAGCTGAAGGATTACCTGGATTAA
- a CDS encoding aspartate carbamoyltransferase regulatory subunit has translation MLNVGALREGYVLDHIKAGKAMTIYHDLKLDKLDCTVAIIKNARSNKMGKKDIIKVECPIENLDLDILGFIDHNITVNIIKDEKIVAKKDLKLPKQVVNVIKCKNPRCITSIEQGLDQVFVLADEENEVYRCKYCEEKYTGKRNK, from the coding sequence ATGTTAAATGTTGGCGCACTTCGTGAAGGTTATGTATTAGACCATATCAAAGCCGGCAAGGCCATGACTATCTATCATGATCTGAAGCTTGATAAACTTGACTGTACTGTTGCGATCATCAAGAACGCACGCAGCAACAAAATGGGAAAGAAAGATATCATCAAGGTCGAATGCCCGATTGAGAATCTTGATCTGGATATCCTTGGTTTCATTGACCATAACATTACTGTAAACATCATCAAAGATGAGAAAATTGTTGCAAAGAAAGACCTGAAACTTCCAAAACAGGTTGTAAATGTGATCAAATGCAAGAATCCCCGCTGCATCACTTCTATTGAGCAGGGTCTTGATCAGGTATTTGTTCTTGCAGATGAAGAGAACGAAGTTTACAGATGCAAATACTGTGAAGAGAAATATACTGGCAAACGCAATAAATAA
- a CDS encoding nucleoside kinase codes for MEQKMYHVTIKGETKEYPEGIPYSEIVKEYEGAGDAPVILVLVDGRLRELHKRLKGDCTIECVTTSDPIGHQTYKRSACLILLKAIYDVAGQENIDKVVIHYSVGSGYYFTMKGGTELTQEFIDQVKSRMHEIVDARLPIQKRSVSTDDAIAMFHKYHMYDKERLFYYRRVSRVNLYSIENFEDYFYGFMANHTGYIQYFDLFLYEGGFILQLPNQAEPDKIPEFRPQEKIFHVQRESQEWGDRLDISTVGEMNDKVTHGGIQDILLIQEAMQEGRISEIAAQIAAAGNKKFVMIAGPSSSGKTTFSHRLSIQLAAHGMKPHPIAVDNYFVNREFTPVDEFGEKNFECLEAIDVKQFNQDMLDLLDGKRVELPVFNFKTGHREYKGDFLQLGKEDVLVIEGIHGLNDKLSYALPQESKFKIYISALTQLNIDEHNRIPTTDGRLIRRIVRDARTRGTSAKETIARWPSVRRGEEQNIFPFQEEADVMFNSALIYELACLKVYAEPLLFGIDKNEPEYAEAKRLLKFFDYFLPVPSEAVPHNSILREFIGGSCFNV; via the coding sequence ATGGAACAGAAAATGTATCATGTTACAATAAAGGGAGAGACGAAGGAATATCCGGAAGGAATCCCTTACAGTGAGATTGTGAAAGAATACGAAGGTGCCGGTGATGCGCCGGTGATCCTGGTGCTGGTGGATGGAAGGCTGAGAGAACTGCATAAACGGCTGAAAGGTGACTGTACCATTGAATGCGTGACAACCAGTGATCCGATCGGACATCAGACTTATAAGAGAAGCGCCTGCCTGATCCTTCTGAAGGCCATCTATGATGTGGCAGGGCAGGAGAACATAGATAAGGTAGTGATTCACTATTCAGTGGGAAGCGGGTATTATTTTACAATGAAGGGCGGTACTGAGCTGACACAGGAATTTATTGATCAGGTAAAGAGCCGGATGCATGAGATCGTAGATGCCCGTCTGCCGATTCAGAAGAGAAGCGTCAGCACAGATGATGCCATTGCCATGTTCCATAAATATCATATGTACGATAAGGAACGGCTGTTTTATTACAGAAGAGTATCCAGGGTAAATCTCTACAGTATAGAGAATTTCGAAGATTATTTCTATGGATTTATGGCAAATCATACAGGGTATATTCAGTATTTTGACCTGTTTTTATATGAAGGAGGATTTATCCTTCAGCTGCCGAACCAGGCCGAACCGGATAAAATCCCGGAATTCAGACCCCAGGAAAAGATCTTTCATGTACAGAGGGAATCTCAGGAGTGGGGAGACCGTCTGGATATCTCCACAGTGGGAGAAATGAATGACAAAGTGACCCATGGAGGGATCCAGGATATTCTGCTGATCCAGGAAGCCATGCAGGAGGGCAGGATTTCGGAAATTGCAGCCCAGATCGCAGCTGCCGGAAATAAGAAGTTCGTAATGATCGCAGGTCCGTCTTCTTCTGGAAAGACCACATTTTCCCACAGATTGTCTATCCAGCTGGCTGCACACGGGATGAAACCTCATCCCATCGCAGTAGATAATTATTTCGTGAACAGGGAATTTACCCCTGTGGATGAATTTGGAGAGAAGAATTTCGAATGCCTGGAAGCCATTGATGTGAAACAGTTCAACCAGGATATGTTAGACCTGCTGGATGGAAAGCGCGTGGAGCTTCCTGTCTTTAATTTCAAGACAGGACATAGGGAATATAAGGGCGACTTCCTTCAGCTTGGAAAAGAGGATGTTCTGGTCATCGAGGGAATTCATGGATTGAATGACAAATTAAGCTATGCACTGCCCCAAGAGAGCAAGTTTAAAATCTATATCAGTGCATTGACTCAACTGAATATTGATGAGCATAACCGGATTCCCACTACTGACGGCAGGCTGATCCGCAGGATTGTAAGAGATGCACGTACCAGAGGAACTTCCGCGAAGGAGACCATCGCCAGGTGGCCCTCTGTGCGCAGGGGAGAGGAACAGAATATCTTTCCGTTCCAGGAAGAAGCAGATGTGATGTTTAATTCTGCGCTGATCTATGAACTTGCGTGCCTGAAGGTTTATGCAGAACCGTTGCTGTTCGGAATTGATAAAAATGAGCCGGAATATGCAGAAGCGAAAAGGCTTCTGAAATTCTTTGATTATTTTCTGCCTGTTCCAAGTGAGGCAGTGCCCCATAATTCCATTCTGAGAGAATTTATCGGGGGAAGCTGTTTCAATGTATAA
- a CDS encoding peptidoglycan-binding protein, whose protein sequence is MAFYKEMRMQQENVDTGRYQVTVLNRADNRPVENARVRISYTGAPDSVLEEVVTDSSGRTPVIELKTPPLEYSMEPVEEQPYAEYTVQIQAEGFEPKEVAGSEVLPDVLSRQPATLEASEPGESYERVVIPPHTLFYEYPPKIEEAEIKPVNETGEIVLSKVVVPEYIVVHDGPVRDSSAENYYVPYRDYIKNVASSEIYATWPDDTIRANVLAIMSFTMNRVYTEWYRNKGYDFTITSSTAYDHKWIYGRNIFDSIDRIVDELFENYLSRPDVRQPILTQYCDGKQVQCRSRGWMTQWGSKTLGDQGYSAIEILRAFYGNDMYINVAEAVSGIPASWPGYDLDTGASGSKVLQIQEQLNTIAGAYPAVPVVTADGIYGEQTKNSVRVFQGIFGLEQTGIVDYPTWYKIQEIYVAVSRIAELN, encoded by the coding sequence ATGGCTTTTTATAAAGAGATGAGGATGCAGCAGGAAAATGTGGATACAGGCCGTTATCAGGTGACTGTTTTAAACAGGGCGGATAACCGGCCGGTGGAAAATGCCAGAGTCCGGATCTCCTACACAGGGGCGCCGGACAGTGTTCTGGAAGAGGTGGTTACGGATTCTTCGGGAAGAACGCCGGTGATCGAACTGAAGACACCGCCCCTGGAATACAGTATGGAACCGGTGGAGGAGCAGCCTTATGCAGAATATACGGTGCAGATCCAGGCAGAAGGGTTTGAGCCAAAGGAAGTGGCAGGCAGTGAAGTACTTCCGGATGTATTGTCCAGGCAGCCTGCCACTCTGGAAGCAAGTGAACCGGGGGAGAGCTATGAGCGTGTGGTGATCCCACCGCATACATTGTTTTATGAATATCCGCCGAAGATCGAGGAAGCAGAGATCAAGCCTGTAAATGAAACTGGGGAGATCGTTCTGAGCAAGGTAGTGGTACCTGAGTATATCGTAGTACATGACGGCCCTGTCAGGGATTCTTCAGCAGAAAATTATTATGTCCCTTACAGGGATTATATCAAAAATGTGGCAAGCAGCGAAATCTATGCCACCTGGCCTGATGACACAATAAGGGCAAATGTTCTGGCAATCATGTCCTTTACCATGAATCGTGTATATACGGAATGGTACCGGAACAAAGGATATGATTTTACCATCACTTCCTCTACGGCCTATGACCATAAATGGATCTACGGCAGAAATATTTTTGACAGTATTGACCGGATCGTGGATGAATTGTTTGAAAATTATCTTTCCAGACCGGATGTGCGGCAGCCGATCCTGACTCAGTATTGTGACGGGAAACAGGTGCAGTGCAGAAGCCGTGGATGGATGACCCAGTGGGGAAGTAAGACGCTGGGAGATCAGGGATATTCGGCTATTGAGATCCTGAGGGCTTTCTACGGAAATGATATGTATATTAATGTTGCGGAAGCTGTGTCCGGGATTCCGGCTTCCTGGCCGGGATATGACTTAGATACAGGTGCTTCAGGGAGCAAAGTCCTGCAGATCCAGGAACAGCTTAATACCATAGCCGGGGCATATCCTGCAGTTCCTGTTGTGACCGCAGACGGAATCTATGGAGAACAGACGAAAAATTCAGTCCGGGTATTTCAGGGGATTTTCGGACTGGAACAGACCGGGATCGTGGATTATCCTACCTGGTATAAGATTCAGGAAATTTATGTGGCAGTGAGCCGGATCGCAGAATTAAATTAA
- a CDS encoding EAL domain-containing protein produces MMYQKQTDKNLISVMNKSIGSVSEEEQNEVIRHYSASSLNMLKEAPIDEIKLDMRFLSKDDPYGRAEDILHMIIAMGNSMRLSVLAEGVETEKQKEMLQNFCCNKAQGYYYAKPMKAQDSMLQSPPLTGGPVADGIRNKSKKIRHHEFT; encoded by the coding sequence ATGATGTACCAGAAACAGACGGATAAGAATCTTATATCTGTAATGAATAAAAGCATCGGGTCTGTCAGTGAAGAGGAACAAAATGAAGTGATCCGCCATTATTCGGCTTCTTCGCTGAATATGCTGAAAGAAGCACCTATTGATGAGATTAAACTGGATATGCGTTTCTTAAGTAAGGATGATCCTTACGGAAGAGCGGAGGATATCCTTCATATGATCATTGCCATGGGAAACAGTATGCGTCTTTCTGTATTGGCAGAAGGGGTTGAGACAGAGAAACAGAAGGAAATGCTTCAGAATTTCTGTTGTAATAAAGCACAGGGATATTATTATGCCAAACCAATGAAGGCACAGGATTCTATGCTACAGAGTCCCCCTCTGACCGGAGGGCCTGTAGCAGACGGAATTCGAAATAAAAGCAAAAAAATAAGGCACCATGAATTCACATAG
- the dnaG gene encoding DNA primase translates to MRYSDDIIEEVRMKNDIVDVVSQYVKLTRRGSTYFGLCPFHNEKTPSFSVTPSKQMYYCFGCGAGGNVFNFVMEYENYTFGEALQHLADRAGVQLPKIEYSREARQKAEERAALLEINKLAARYFYYQLRRESGKTAYAYLTGRGLSEETIKKFGLGYSDKFSDDLYKFLKSKNYSDMLLRDSGLFNVDERHGMYDKFWNRVIFPIMDVNNRVIGFGGRVMGDGKPKYLNSPETKIFDKSRNLYGLNVARTTRKNYLILCEGYMDVISMHQAGFTNAVASLGTALTSGHASLLKRYTQEVLLLYDSDDAGVRAALRAIPILREAGVTSRVVNLRPHKDPDEFIKALGGEEFEKRLEQAMDSFMFRVHMAQREFSMKEPQGQNRFFERCAQMLLELSDELERNLYIEAIVKDYRNYGISVEDLRKRVNTLALKGTPAEQRVQPKQTGTQQKKKENAGEKAQKLMLTWLVTYPGIFETVEKYIQPADFIVPLYRQVAEMLYEQHVQGDVNPARLLNSFIDSDEQREVSSLFNATIHLENAQEQDRAFADTVLRIKEESLKDKNKNWDPTDMQGLQEIVKAKKELEDLGRKRQQLHISFE, encoded by the coding sequence ATGCGCTATTCAGACGATATCATTGAAGAAGTCAGAATGAAGAATGATATTGTAGACGTTGTATCCCAGTATGTGAAGCTGACGAGAAGAGGAAGCACCTATTTCGGACTGTGTCCTTTCCATAATGAGAAGACGCCGTCCTTTTCGGTGACACCCTCGAAGCAGATGTATTACTGTTTCGGCTGCGGAGCAGGGGGAAATGTTTTTAACTTTGTAATGGAATATGAGAATTATACTTTCGGGGAGGCATTACAGCATCTGGCAGACAGAGCAGGAGTGCAGCTGCCGAAGATCGAGTATTCCAGGGAAGCCAGACAGAAGGCAGAAGAGAGAGCTGCTCTTCTGGAGATCAACAAGCTGGCTGCCAGATACTTTTATTACCAGCTGCGCAGGGAGAGCGGAAAAACAGCTTACGCGTACCTTACAGGCAGAGGGTTAAGTGAGGAGACCATTAAGAAATTCGGTCTGGGCTATTCCGACAAGTTCAGCGATGACCTGTACAAATTCCTGAAATCAAAGAATTACAGCGATATGCTGCTGAGGGATTCCGGACTTTTTAATGTAGATGAACGTCATGGAATGTACGATAAGTTCTGGAACCGTGTGATCTTTCCCATCATGGATGTGAATAACCGTGTGATCGGGTTCGGAGGAAGAGTAATGGGCGACGGGAAACCGAAATACCTGAATTCTCCGGAAACGAAGATCTTCGACAAGAGCCGGAACCTGTACGGACTGAATGTGGCGAGAACAACCAGGAAAAATTATCTGATCCTGTGCGAGGGATACATGGATGTGATCTCCATGCACCAGGCAGGATTTACCAATGCAGTAGCATCATTGGGAACAGCGCTGACATCCGGGCATGCAAGCCTGCTGAAGCGCTATACTCAGGAGGTTCTGCTTCTCTACGACAGCGATGATGCAGGAGTGCGTGCAGCACTTCGTGCTATTCCTATTCTGAGAGAGGCGGGAGTGACATCCAGGGTGGTGAATTTAAGACCTCATAAAGACCCGGATGAATTTATCAAGGCACTGGGTGGTGAGGAATTCGAGAAGCGTCTGGAACAGGCCATGGACAGCTTTATGTTCCGGGTGCATATGGCACAGAGGGAATTTTCCATGAAAGAACCCCAGGGACAGAACCGGTTCTTCGAACGATGTGCGCAGATGCTTCTGGAGCTGAGCGATGAGCTGGAGAGAAATCTTTATATAGAGGCTATTGTAAAAGATTACAGAAACTATGGGATCAGTGTGGAGGATCTGAGAAAAAGGGTGAACACGCTGGCACTGAAAGGAACGCCTGCAGAGCAGAGGGTGCAGCCGAAACAGACCGGCACCCAGCAGAAAAAAAAGGAGAACGCAGGGGAGAAAGCACAGAAACTGATGCTTACCTGGCTGGTAACCTATCCGGGAATCTTTGAAACTGTGGAGAAATATATCCAGCCTGCAGACTTTATCGTGCCCCTGTACAGACAGGTGGCAGAAATGTTGTATGAACAGCATGTGCAGGGAGATGTAAACCCTGCAAGACTTTTGAATTCCTTTATAGACAGTGACGAACAGAGAGAAGTTTCGTCCCTGTTTAATGCAACGATCCACCTGGAAAATGCCCAGGAACAGGATCGTGCATTTGCGGATACGGTACTCAGGATCAAAGAGGAGAGCCTGAAGGATAAAAATAAAAACTGGGATCCCACAGATATGCAGGGGCTTCAGGAGATCGTAAAAGCAAAAAAGGAACTGGAAGATCTCGGAAGAAAGCGGCAGCAGCTGCATATTTCTTTCGAATAA